A window of the Planococcus citri chromosome 4, ihPlaCitr1.1, whole genome shotgun sequence genome harbors these coding sequences:
- the LOC135844032 gene encoding uncharacterized protein LOC135844032 isoform X1: MSSGDERTDGFKIKINLRRGMKRSGKKSKKWQIIRDQNICISRNNDYETFQQELALTKNTIYRKRDTPAEYLSSDDDETLLQKHSTRTLRRRDLDSGSSTSDDDDDDDDETSRQKLDDSVNIISPGERNDEYMNDIRKEVEKVAKEEGKWLKNSNDSFSSITSSDDDAETSEHDIASSHKVSSLGDKNVKYTGDVRKEVEKWAKDSGYWQDESDTDDSSSDDSITDTQSVRDEANDESTDDIQELEEYAEDPQDSQGRDSSDESSNVNDVTAVVSELGVFTRGNTDDATVVPQDKLGEDSEDNDERNEPEISADESNGGFPSDCEVVSPNLSVHSVETDSTVISQDEMSEDDGVQKETKTSVGESQQCKKESDGGCASGDNGEEFKLKFSASNKLADMFSQNLQNEQDLRQRIKLYLNDDDGLSEDETNFLHEKLAEVKEQLESFRKKKKAKSSSNLDEKKASSVQPVEFKQKHDENPRNKKKYDDRDEVCSPMDWLNTTSTYLSHLNFSSTRLAESDVKIETIKLEKKMEDSRNEKDDSSDGDFPTPIRIKVEDSRNEKDDSSDGDFPKPIRIKVEDSQNEKDERYVSHCPKPIPIKLEADDRYVSHCHKPIPIKLEADDRYVSDWPKPIPIKLEAIKDKEDDSYNEKRYDRYDKDYNREIEVNPQSGLDSGRSSRMSAEVEQKCSYTRKEDFGNERNYHYNYDQQKEVKQPMVHGSSSRSLLDWSSISTDGGRSYRVGRELDATTKQSSGNGKRNLYHPPIMYYNNRGYHHNKMNRYTGHGYFYSSPNRRTTTESNRKNDFIRKEREKRTGRLYSEKTAGSGRYKGQNNELRSPKDVSSLNQPKRYYKPPNSELQSREVLSRIDQLKRLQEAQIAKLDRKLDAIIRKERKELEKIEEAPTPKTRSRTPPGTRRSFRNQQSCASSPPTKSRGGVKECYYCNKSGHFSRVCKFRLRNIRPVCNDTSFAYRSSYYIF, from the exons ATGAGTTCTGGAGATGAGAGAACCGAtggcttcaaaatcaaaatcaacctTCGGAGGGGGATGAAAAGAagcggaaaaaaatcaaaaaaatggcaaataatACGAGATCAGAATATTTGTATTTCTCGTAACAACGACTACGAAACATTTCAACAAGAACTCGCTTTGACCAAAAACACGATTTAT AGGAAACGAGACACGCCAGCTGAGTATCTAAGTAGCGATGATGACGAAACGTTGCTTCAGAAACATAGTACTCGTACATTGAGACGTCGAGATTTGGATTCTGGTTCATCCAccagtgatgatgatgatgatgatgacgatgaaacATCGAGACAGAAACTCGACGATTCTGTAAAT ATAATTTCTCCCGGTGAAAGAAACGACGAATATATGAACGATATCAGGAAAGAGGTAGAAAAAGTGGCCAAAGAGGAaggaaaatggctaaaaaattcGAATGACAGTTTTTCAAGCATAACGAGCAGCGACGATGATGCCGAAACATCAGAACATGATATTGCTTCTTCTCATAAA GTGAGTTCTCTCGGAGATAAAAATGTTAAATATACTGGCGATGTACGAAAGGAGGTTGAAAAATGGGCGAAAGACTCGGGATATTGGCAAGACGAGTCCGATACGGATGATTCGAGCTCCGATGACTCAATTACAGACACT CAGAGTGTTCGTGATGAAGCAAATGATGAGTCCACGGACGATATTCAGGAGTTGGAAGAATACGCGGAAGATCCACAAGATTCTCAAGGTCGAGATTCCAGCGATGAATCTTCAAACGTGAACGATGTCACAGCAGTTGTATCCGAACTCGGTGTTTTTACTCGTGGTAATACGGATGATGCCACT GTGGTTCCTCAAGATAAACTTGGCGAAGACAGCGAAGATAACGACGAACGAAACGAGCCAGAAATATCTGCTGACGAATCAAATGGTGGTTTTCCGAGCGATTGCGAAGTTGTATCACCAAACCTCAGCGTTCATAGCGTGGAAACAGACTCCACT GTGATTTCTCAAGATGAAATGAGCGAAGACGACGGCGTTCAAAAAGAGACGAAAACATCAGTCGGCGAATCACAGCAATGTAAAAAAGAATCCGATGGTGGTTGTGCGAGCGGTGACAATGGCGAAGAATTCAAGCTCAAATTTAGCGCTTCCAATAAACTAGCAGAT ATGTTTTCCCAAAACCTACAAAACGAACAAGACCTTCGACAGCGAATAAAGTTGTATTTGAACGATGATGATGGTTTAAGCGAAGACGAAACAAATTTCTTACATGAGAAGCTAGCTGAAGTTAAAGAACAATTGGAGTCCttcagaaagaaaaagaaagct aAGAGTTCCAGCAACTTGGATGAGAAAAAAGCATCTAGCGTGCAGCCAGTGGAATTTAAGCAGAAACATGACGAGAAtcctcgaaataaaaaaaaatacgacgatCGTGATGAAGTATGTTCGCCAATGGATTGGCTTAATACTACTTCCACTTATCTCAGTCATCTCAACTTCTCAAGTACTCGACTAGCAGAATCTGACGTCAAAATCGAAACAAtcaaattggaaaagaaaatg GAGGATTCTCGAAACGAGAAAGATGACAGCTCCGATGGGGATTTTCCCACACCCATACGTATAAAAGTCGAAGATTCTCGAAACGAGAAAGATGACAGCTCCGATGGGGATTTTCCCAAACCCATACGTATAAAAGTCGAAGATTCTCAAAACGAGAAAGATGAACGCTATGTTTCGCATTGCCCCAAACCCATACCTATAAAACTAGAAGCTGATGACCGCTATGTTTCGCATTGCCATAAACCCATACCTATAAAACTAGAAGCTGATGACCGCTATGTTTCGGATTGGCCCAAACCCATACCTATAAAACTAGAAGCCATCAAAGACAAAGAG GATGATTCTTACAATGAAAAACGATATGATCGGTACGATAAAGATTATAATCGAGAGATCGAGGTAAATCCGCAATCAGGTCTCGACAGCGGAAGATCTTCAAGAATGTCCGCAGAAGTTGAACAAAAGTGCAGTTACACCagaaaa GAGGACTTTGGAAATGAGAGAAATTACCATTACAATTACGACCAACAGAAGGAAGTGAAACAGCCAATGGTTCATGGCAGTTCTTCTAGAAGCTTACTTGATTGGAGTAGTATTTCTACCGACGGAGGAAGATCCTACAGAGTTGGAAGAGAACTCGATGCTACTACAAAA CAGAGTTCTGGAAATGGGAAAAGAAATCTCTACCATCCCCCGATTATGTATTACAATAATCGAGGCTACCATCATAACAAAATGAACCGGTACACGGGTCATGGGTATTTTTACAGCAGCCCCAATAGACGAACAACTACAGAATCTAATCGAAAAAACGATTTTATCAGAAAAGAAAGAGAG AAACGGACTGGGCGGCTCTACAGCGAGAAAACGGCAGGATCTGGACGCTACAAAGGACAGAATAATGAGCTACGATCTCCCAAAGATGTCAGCAGCCTCAACCAACCTAAACGCTACTACAAACCACCGAATAGTGAGCTACAATCCCGCGAAGTTCTCAGCAGGATCGATCAACTAAAAAGGCTCCAAGAAGCACAGATCGCAAAACTTGATCGAAAACTTGATGCTATTATCAGAAAAGAAAGAAAG GAACTTGAGAAGATTGAAGAAGCTCCAACACCAAAAACACGATCTCGTACGCCCCCCGGTACACGACGGTCCTTCAGGAATCAACAGAGTTGTGCTTCAAGCCCCCCTACAAAATCGAGAGGAGGCGTTAAAGAGTGCTATTATTGCAATAAATCCGGGCATTTTTCACGAGTGTGCAAGTTCCGTTTACGTAATATCCGGCCTGTGTGTAATGATACGTCTTTTGCGTATAGAAGCTCGTACTACATATTTTAG